The Herminiimonas arsenitoxidans sequence TCGTTGTCGATCCGCGCTTTACGCGTTCGGCTGCCATGAGCGACTACTACGCACCTATCCGCGCCGGTAGTGATATCGCCTTCCTCGGTGGCGTGCTGAACTATCTGCTGAGCAACAACAAAATTCAGCAGGAATACGTCAAAAACTATACTAATGCCTCCTTCATCGTCGGAGAGGATTACGGCTTTGAAGATGGATTATTTACTGGTTACGACGAAGCGAAACGCCGCTACAACAACAAGAGCTGGGGTTACGAGTTAGACGACAAAGGCTTTGCCAAAGTCGATCCGACGATGGAGCATCAACGTTGCGTATTGCAAGTGATGAAGCGTCACTATGCGCGTTACACACCAGAAATGGTCAGCAAGATCACAGGCACGCCTAAGGATAAATTCCTGAAAGTGTGTGAAATGATTGCGACGACTGCAGTGCCTAACAAGGCCATGACAGTGATGTATGCGCTCGGCTGGACACAACATAGCCAAGGCTCGCAGATCATACGCACTGGCGCGATTATGCAACTCCTGCTCGGCAACATTGGTATTGCAGGCGGCGGCATGAATGCCTTGCGTGGTCACAGCAATATTCAGGGCTTGACTGATCTCGGACTGCTCTCGAATTCATTGCCTGGCTATCTGTCGCTGGCCAACGAAGCAGAGCAAGATCTCGACACCTATTACAAACCACGTGCGCTCAAGCCTTTGCGGCCGAATCAGATGAGCTACTGGCAGAACTATCCGAAGTTCTTCGTCAGTCTGCAAAAAGCATGGTGGGGCAATGCAGCCACGGCAGAAAATTCCTGGGCCTTCCACTATTTGCCCAAGCTCGACAAGGTCTACGACGTATTGCAGGCTTTCGAGTTGATGAACCAAGGCAAGATGAATGGCTATATTTGCCAAGGCTTCAATCCGGTCGGTTCCTTCCCTAACAAGAAGAAAATCATCGATGGTTTATCCAAGCTCAAATTCCTCGCCATCATTGATCCGCTGAATACGGAAACAGCCGAGTTCTGGAAAAACTATCCAGACCATAACGAGGTAAGCACCAAGGATATTCAAACGACGGTATTCCGTTTCCCGTCCACCTGCTTTGCTGAGGAAGATGGTTCGCTCACCAATTCCGGTCGCTGGCTGCAATGGCACTGGAAGGGCGCGGAACCTATCGCTGAAGCACGAGGCGATGCAGAAATCATTGCTGACTTGTTCCATCGGATGAAGACTGCGTATGTGAAAGACGGCGGTGCTTTCCCTGACCCAATCGTTAACCTGACCTGGCCGTACAAAATACCGCACAGCCCGTCAGCGCAAGAATTGGCGATGGAATACAACGGCAAGGCCTTGACCGATCTGCTTGATCCGAAAGACGCAACTAAAACCCTCGCCAAGGCTGGTGAGCAAGTATCCGGCTTCGGCTTGTTACGCGACGATGGCAGTACCGCATGTGGTTGCTGGATCTATGCAGGTGCATGGACGCAAGCCGGTAATCAAATGGCGCGCCGCGACAATGCCGATCCATGGGGCATAGGGCAAACGCTGAACTGGGCATGGGCATGGCCAGCTAACAGACGCATACTGTACAACGCAGCATCGAGTGCACCTAATGGCAAGCCTTGGGACCCTAAACGCAAGCTGGTTCAATGGAGCGGCACAAGCTGGGGTGGGTCAGACGTACCTGACATCCGGCCTGATGCCAACCCTGATGATCCGGATCGTGTGGAGCCTTTCATCATGACTGCGGAAGGTGTTGCTCGTTTGTTTGCGCCTACCGGCATGGCAGAAGGGCCATTGCCTGAGCATTACGAACCGTTCGAGTCACCATTGGATAACAATCCGATGCACCCGAACAATCCGAAGGCAAGAGCTAATCCAGCGGCGCGTGTTTTCAAAAGCGATATAGATACCTTTGGCACTGCCAAGGATTTCCCTTACGCAGCAACCAGCTATCGCTTGACCGAGCACTTCCACTACTGGACCAAGAACGTACTGACTTCGGCCATTATCCAGCCGCAACAGTTCGTGGAAATTGGCGAGGAACTAGCGAGGGCCAAAGGGATCGCAAATGGAGATTGGGTGAAGGTCTCGTCGAAACGAGGATTTATCAAGTGTGTGGCCTTGGTCAGCAAGCGCATTCCGCAGCTGGATTGCGATGGCAAGAAAGTGGACACGGTGGGCTTGCCAAATCACTGGGGATTTATTGGCGTCGCCAAGCCCGGTTATCTGGTCAATACACTGACCCCATTCGTCGGTGATGCCAACACACAAACGCCAGAATACAAGGCGTTCCTCGTCAACATCGAGAAGGCTTGAAGGAATAATTATGTCCTCACTACAATCTCTTGATATCGCCTTACGCTCGGCCACCACGACGCCAAGCCCGCAAGTCCGCAATCATGTGATCGAAGTAGCCAAGCTGATCGATGTCACAAGCTGTATCGGTTGCAAGGCTTGTCAGGTCGCATGTATGCAATGGAATGATTTGCGTGACACGGTTGGCGATACGATCGGCACTTACGACAATCCACGTGATCTGACGCCGGAGTCATGGACTGTCATGCGCTTTTCCGAAGTCGAGATGCCAACCAAAGACGAGGGCATGCGTCTTGAATGGCTGATACGCAAGGATGGCTGCATGCATTGCGACGAGCCAGGTTGCCTGAAAGCTTGTCCGGCACCGGGTGCCATCGTCAAGTACGAGAATGGCATCGTCGATTTCATCAGCGAAAACTGCATAGGTTGCGGTAATTGCGTGATCGGTTGTCCATTCGACGTTCCGCGTATCAGCAAGAAAGACGACAAAGCCTACAAGTGTTCGCTCTGTTCTGATCGCGTCGGTGTCGGTTTGGAGCCAGCTTGCGTCAAAGCTTGCCCGACCGGTGCGATACGCTTCGGCAGCAAGGAAGACATGCATCACTTCGCTGCGGAACGCGTGGTCGATCTGAAGGAGCGCGGCTACGACAAGGCTGGCGTTTACGATCCGCAAGGCGTAGGTGGTACGCATGTCATGTACGTTCTTCAACATGCCGACAAGCCTGGCTTGTATCACGGTCTGCCAGACAATCCTAGCATCAGCCCATTGGTATCGCTATGGAAGGGCGCAGCCAAACCACTCGCAGTCGCCGCGATGATAGGTGCCGCAGTCGCCGGCTTCTTCCATTACATCAAGGTCGGTCCACTTGATGCAGATGCCGAAGAAGATGACGTCGTTGATCCCGCATCACCTAAGCCACCAAGTCAGGATGAGCGGGATAAACACAACGCGGATATTGTCTGAGGAGAACCGACATGGCAAAAGTTATAGAACGTTATGCTGACCGCATGCGACTCAATCACTGGGCAGTCGCCTTGCTGTTTATCTGCGCGGGCTTATCAGGTCTCGCTATTTTCCATCCATCGATGTTCTTTTTCAGCGCACTGTTTGGCGGTGGTTCGTGGACGCGTATCTTGCATCCGTTCTTTGGCGTATTAATGGTGCTGGGATTTGTCTTCCTGTTCCTGCAGGTATGGCGCGACAACTTCTGGACGCGCGAAGATAGCGAGTGGGTAAAGAAAGCACCGGAACTGCTTAAAGGCAACGAAGAAGGCATGCCGCCAGTCGGCAAATACAATGCCGGGCAAAAGGTAGTATTCTGGCTTTTCGGCATCAGCCTGGTGTTGCTGCTGGTAACTGGATTCATGTTCTGGCGTCCATGGTTTGCAGATATTTTCCCTATCGGTTTGCGTCGCGTTGCGGTACTCGTTCATGCGATCGCAGCGACCGTGTTGATCTTGAGCGTCATCATTCACGTCTACGCTGCGATCTGGGTAAAAGGCTCGGTCCAGGCAATGACGCGTGGCACCGTCAGCGAAAAATGGGCACGCCGACACCATCTCCTTTGGTATCGGAAAATCAGTGGCGAAAAGTAATGTTTGAGGGCACAATCAATTCATGACGATCAGCCAAGTAAGCCCACTACTTAGCCCTGAAGAGATCGCTGTCCGCGCCGGACAGCAGGTGCAGCATCTGCGCTTTCCTGAACGCTTCGATGTGTTTTCTTCACGCGAAGCGCGATTGAGGCAACGTGCTGCATCGCACTCTATGCAGGATTTTCTTCTCTTCGCTGCCGAGCTGGTGCGTGCTCAGCACAGCATTCTGCAATCCTATCCTGATGTGGTTTTGCCCGATGCTGCGGCCCTGGATGCTGCAGCAAATTTAGGTCAGGCACCTATACCAGCTATATTGTGGCCACGCGATCCCAAATGGCGTATGGCGTTCCGCACGATGCTTGATGCTTTGAATTCACGACTCGCAGGCAATCCTGCACAAGCTGCCGTGCATGAAGTACAGCAGATGAGTGATCAAGAGCTGGAGCTACAAGCCGATCGTCTGCTCAATAACATCATGTTCGGTTTGAATCTGGCAACAGCATCGTTGATCGCTGCCGGCTTGCAGGCCTACTGGACGCACATGCTGTTGGCAACATTGAAAGCGCGTGGCAATGATCAATTGGCACCATTCGGACGCATAGCAGATTCGACCCGATGTCCTTGCTGCGGCAGCCGCCCAACGGCATCCATATCACGCATCGATGCCGATGGTAGTTATCGTTATTTGCATTGCTCGCTATGCTCATTGCAATGGCATATGGTGCGCATCAAATGCAGTCATTGCGAAAGTACCAAAGGCATACACTACCATTCCTTGCAGGCACTTGAAGATACGACTTCGATTGAGGCAAGGAAGGCAAGCATCGAAGTTGAAACTTGCGATGAATGCAATCACTATCTCAAGATAGTCCGCATGGAACGCGATATTGCAGTCGAGCCTATCGCAGATGATCTCGCATCAGTAACACTCGATCTCTTGGTGTCAGAAGCTGGCTATCAACGTCATGGCGTCAATCTGATGCTGTTGTTCGGCGATCCGGATGGTCCGGATATTAATGACGGCGGGGGCGGCTAATGGCAGAGACCGGAGAGTCCGTGGTTCACGGCTCGAAGGCCAGGCCCCAGGATCTGCCTTCGATAGATAAACTGCTGCGATTGAC is a genomic window containing:
- the fdnG gene encoding formate dehydrogenase-N subunit alpha — its product is MDMNRRQFFRVSGAGLMASSLVALGFSPTLALAETRAFKLARATETRNTCPYCSVGCGLIMYSLGDKAKNVTSEIIHIEGDPDHPVNRGTLCPKGAGLLDFVHSSNRLKYPEIREPGSTEWKRVSWDTAMSRLAKMMKEDRDANFLANNADGKVVNRWTSTGMLAASASSNETGYITHKVMRSMGMLVFDNQARVUHGPTVASLAPTFGRGAMTNHWVDIKNADLVLIMGGNAAEAHPCGFKWVIEAKHHNKAKLIVVDPRFTRSAAMSDYYAPIRAGSDIAFLGGVLNYLLSNNKIQQEYVKNYTNASFIVGEDYGFEDGLFTGYDEAKRRYNNKSWGYELDDKGFAKVDPTMEHQRCVLQVMKRHYARYTPEMVSKITGTPKDKFLKVCEMIATTAVPNKAMTVMYALGWTQHSQGSQIIRTGAIMQLLLGNIGIAGGGMNALRGHSNIQGLTDLGLLSNSLPGYLSLANEAEQDLDTYYKPRALKPLRPNQMSYWQNYPKFFVSLQKAWWGNAATAENSWAFHYLPKLDKVYDVLQAFELMNQGKMNGYICQGFNPVGSFPNKKKIIDGLSKLKFLAIIDPLNTETAEFWKNYPDHNEVSTKDIQTTVFRFPSTCFAEEDGSLTNSGRWLQWHWKGAEPIAEARGDAEIIADLFHRMKTAYVKDGGAFPDPIVNLTWPYKIPHSPSAQELAMEYNGKALTDLLDPKDATKTLAKAGEQVSGFGLLRDDGSTACGCWIYAGAWTQAGNQMARRDNADPWGIGQTLNWAWAWPANRRILYNAASSAPNGKPWDPKRKLVQWSGTSWGGSDVPDIRPDANPDDPDRVEPFIMTAEGVARLFAPTGMAEGPLPEHYEPFESPLDNNPMHPNNPKARANPAARVFKSDIDTFGTAKDFPYAATSYRLTEHFHYWTKNVLTSAIIQPQQFVEIGEELARAKGIANGDWVKVSSKRGFIKCVALVSKRIPQLDCDGKKVDTVGLPNHWGFIGVAKPGYLVNTLTPFVGDANTQTPEYKAFLVNIEKA
- the fdxH gene encoding formate dehydrogenase subunit beta, which produces MSSLQSLDIALRSATTTPSPQVRNHVIEVAKLIDVTSCIGCKACQVACMQWNDLRDTVGDTIGTYDNPRDLTPESWTVMRFSEVEMPTKDEGMRLEWLIRKDGCMHCDEPGCLKACPAPGAIVKYENGIVDFISENCIGCGNCVIGCPFDVPRISKKDDKAYKCSLCSDRVGVGLEPACVKACPTGAIRFGSKEDMHHFAAERVVDLKERGYDKAGVYDPQGVGGTHVMYVLQHADKPGLYHGLPDNPSISPLVSLWKGAAKPLAVAAMIGAAVAGFFHYIKVGPLDADAEEDDVVDPASPKPPSQDERDKHNADIV
- a CDS encoding formate dehydrogenase subunit gamma; translation: MAKVIERYADRMRLNHWAVALLFICAGLSGLAIFHPSMFFFSALFGGGSWTRILHPFFGVLMVLGFVFLFLQVWRDNFWTREDSEWVKKAPELLKGNEEGMPPVGKYNAGQKVVFWLFGISLVLLLVTGFMFWRPWFADIFPIGLRRVAVLVHAIAATVLILSVIIHVYAAIWVKGSVQAMTRGTVSEKWARRHHLLWYRKISGEK
- the fdhE gene encoding formate dehydrogenase accessory protein FdhE gives rise to the protein MTISQVSPLLSPEEIAVRAGQQVQHLRFPERFDVFSSREARLRQRAASHSMQDFLLFAAELVRAQHSILQSYPDVVLPDAAALDAAANLGQAPIPAILWPRDPKWRMAFRTMLDALNSRLAGNPAQAAVHEVQQMSDQELELQADRLLNNIMFGLNLATASLIAAGLQAYWTHMLLATLKARGNDQLAPFGRIADSTRCPCCGSRPTASISRIDADGSYRYLHCSLCSLQWHMVRIKCSHCESTKGIHYHSLQALEDTTSIEARKASIEVETCDECNHYLKIVRMERDIAVEPIADDLASVTLDLLVSEAGYQRHGVNLMLLFGDPDGPDINDGGGG